A stretch of the Corynebacterium maris DSM 45190 genome encodes the following:
- a CDS encoding exonuclease domain-containing protein, producing MWPFPTRLPDTPAWSTPITEAPLLAVDFETTGLDPRKDRIVSIGWIPVDGLTIDLSGAGYLVVAGGEVGESATIHQLTDDVVTAGVSPEEAYHQLMGALQGRMMLAHFAEIEVNFLAALHRRVTGERVRIPAVDTLAIERRHMERISQYPRGEDLRLARVRQRFELPAYANHNALTDALACAELYLAQMGRETEGRARALADLRY from the coding sequence ATGTGGCCGTTTCCCACCCGCCTGCCCGACACCCCGGCCTGGTCTACCCCGATCACGGAGGCGCCGCTGCTGGCCGTCGACTTCGAAACCACCGGCCTGGACCCGCGCAAAGACCGCATCGTATCGATCGGCTGGATCCCCGTCGACGGACTGACGATCGACTTGTCCGGCGCGGGGTATCTCGTGGTCGCCGGTGGGGAGGTCGGCGAATCCGCGACGATCCATCAGCTGACCGACGACGTGGTCACCGCGGGCGTGTCGCCGGAGGAGGCCTACCACCAGCTCATGGGCGCGTTGCAGGGAAGGATGATGCTGGCGCACTTCGCTGAGATCGAGGTGAATTTCCTCGCGGCCCTGCATCGGCGGGTGACCGGTGAGCGGGTGCGCATCCCGGCCGTCGACACGCTGGCCATCGAACGCCGCCACATGGAACGTATCTCGCAGTACCCGCGCGGGGAGGATCTGCGGCTGGCGCGCGTGCGGCAGCGTTTCGAGTTGCCGGCCTACGCCAACCACAACGCGTTGACGGACGCGCTGGCGTGTGCGGAGCTGTATCTGGCTCAGATGGGGCGGGAAACCGAAGGCCGCGCGCGGGCGTTGGCCGACCTCAGATACTGA